One window of the Bradyrhizobium sp. NP1 genome contains the following:
- a CDS encoding DUF3971 domain-containing protein, with translation MPASDRPPPVDGRNSGGDRSCYERQHREAMARNTSTPGANRGSIQRVDAQRSHWDDADWDQEGEDAAGHQARRLLSRSDNGLHRFGDKCAAMRRWVAGERWVKRFAIVLGALLLIFAGCFGALWWRLGAGPINLDMATPWLAAAIEDNIGHGNTVEVGGTQIERAGRIRIAVRIRDIVVRDRDRVVVATAPKAEVRLSGTALLMGRLRAESLNLVDAELAVRITPDGYVTVYTGDTAKPLATGVASKRDAGLPPTFPRPGAPPVTVATPAPSAAPPGVAQAGSAQSGLLAGLDWLDSLSLTGLDGQNLNEIGLKNGNLIVDDQQRGNKWTFDNISLSLRRPSAGGVALSLGEEGAHPWSLRVTVGPPENGVRSVDIRADKVSTSNILLALRLKDLTYSADLPLSGELKGELGRDGLPTYFRGKLTAGSGNIIDSDTPDYPMAIDSAELSVEWDSGRRVLVAPFKVVSGPNRVTLLAHLEPPNDNVTDWQLGFSGGTIMLGGIDNEPPLIFNRIAVGFRFDTDHKRVTLTQADISNGEIGVAGTGSIDYAGEARLQLGFAGTPMNASALKRMWPTLIVPEVREWVIDRIERGAVQRIEVGVNSPVRNLSRKGPPIPDDGLAVNIVASGVTVRPVDEMPSVRDADLRAHVTGRTASVTIGQGIADTPAGRKLTISDFSFEVPDMAPKPSPAKVKFRIDGPVPAAAEILASDRLSEFAGTLVDPNNSKGNVTATVNLGLPVKRELTKADTSYAISADLNGFAADKLVMNQKLEANTLKVVANNQGYQVKGDVKINGQVCALDYRKPAEGDADVKLQATLDDASRARLGLDLGPAVSGAIPIKLTGKISSGDRDTRMGIEADLTALKLDNILPGWVKVPGKSGRATFNVVPKAQSTRFEDIVIEGGGVSIKGSLEVDQNGDLMNANFPTYAPSEGDKSSLKAERGADGVVRVVMRGDVFDGRGFLRSAISGSPSKDADSKNKMKNVDLDVDLKLGAVAGFNGEAVRSADVKLSRRGGVFRNFALNGKIGRDTTVTADFRGRGQGQGRDVIVLQTNDAGAFFRFTDTYSKMIGGQLNLAMEPPTVEPSAKDGLINVRDFSVKGEGALDRVAAGGPVGVQNGVSFSALRAEFSRQSGQLAIREGVVKGPTIGLTIEGTIDYVANQVRMSGTIVPLYGLNNMFGQLPVIGLVLGGGSNEGLFGVTYEVVGSPGQPVFRVNPISAILPGVTRKVMEFNTGKQYNPTEFPTPNN, from the coding sequence ATGCCGGCTTCGGATCGCCCGCCGCCCGTCGACGGACGAAACAGTGGCGGCGATCGATCCTGCTACGAACGCCAGCACCGAGAGGCAATGGCCAGGAATACGTCGACCCCTGGAGCCAACCGAGGCTCGATCCAGCGCGTTGACGCCCAGCGCTCGCACTGGGACGATGCCGATTGGGACCAGGAAGGTGAGGACGCGGCTGGTCACCAGGCGCGGCGTCTGTTGTCGCGCTCCGACAACGGCCTTCACCGCTTCGGCGACAAATGCGCGGCGATGCGGCGCTGGGTCGCCGGCGAGCGCTGGGTCAAACGTTTTGCCATTGTGCTCGGGGCACTGCTTCTCATTTTCGCCGGCTGCTTCGGCGCATTGTGGTGGCGGCTCGGCGCCGGCCCGATCAATCTCGACATGGCGACGCCGTGGCTTGCCGCCGCGATCGAAGACAATATCGGCCATGGCAACACCGTCGAGGTCGGCGGCACGCAGATCGAGCGCGCGGGCCGCATCCGGATCGCGGTGCGCATCCGCGATATCGTGGTGCGCGATCGCGACCGCGTCGTGGTGGCCACCGCGCCGAAGGCGGAAGTCAGGCTGTCCGGCACCGCGCTGCTGATGGGTCGGCTGCGCGCCGAAAGCCTCAACCTCGTCGATGCCGAGCTCGCGGTGCGGATCACGCCGGACGGCTACGTCACCGTCTATACCGGCGATACCGCCAAGCCGCTTGCGACCGGTGTGGCCTCCAAGCGCGACGCCGGCCTGCCGCCGACCTTCCCGCGGCCGGGCGCACCTCCTGTGACGGTTGCTACGCCTGCACCTTCGGCAGCGCCGCCAGGCGTCGCGCAGGCAGGCAGTGCGCAAAGTGGGCTGCTCGCCGGCCTCGACTGGCTCGACAGCCTGAGCCTCACCGGGCTCGACGGCCAGAACCTCAACGAGATCGGCCTGAAGAATGGCAACCTGATCGTCGACGACCAGCAGCGCGGCAACAAATGGACCTTCGACAATATCAGCCTCAGCCTGCGGCGCCCGAGCGCCGGCGGCGTGGCGCTGAGCCTGGGCGAGGAGGGCGCGCATCCCTGGTCGCTGCGGGTGACCGTCGGTCCGCCGGAGAACGGCGTGCGCTCGGTCGACATCCGCGCCGACAAGGTCTCCACCTCGAACATCCTGCTGGCGCTGCGGCTGAAGGACCTGACCTACAGCGCCGACCTGCCGCTGTCCGGCGAGCTGAAGGGCGAACTCGGCCGTGACGGCCTGCCGACCTATTTCCGCGGCAAGCTCACGGCGGGCAGCGGCAACATCATCGACAGCGACACGCCCGATTATCCGATGGCGATCGATTCCGCCGAGCTGAGCGTCGAGTGGGATTCCGGGCGGCGGGTGCTGGTCGCGCCGTTCAAGGTCGTCTCCGGCCCCAACCGCGTCACGCTGCTCGCCCATCTCGAACCGCCGAACGACAATGTCACTGACTGGCAGCTCGGCTTCTCCGGCGGCACCATCATGCTCGGCGGAATCGACAACGAGCCGCCGCTGATCTTCAACCGTATCGCGGTCGGTTTCCGCTTCGACACCGACCACAAGCGGGTGACGCTGACGCAGGCCGACATCAGCAACGGAGAGATCGGCGTCGCCGGCACCGGCAGCATCGACTATGCCGGCGAAGCGCGGCTGCAGCTAGGCTTCGCGGGCACGCCGATGAACGCGTCCGCGCTGAAGCGCATGTGGCCGACGCTGATCGTGCCCGAGGTGCGCGAATGGGTGATCGACCGCATCGAGCGCGGCGCGGTGCAGCGCATCGAGGTCGGCGTCAACTCGCCGGTGCGCAACCTTTCCCGCAAGGGTCCGCCGATTCCGGACGACGGGCTTGCGGTCAACATCGTGGCGAGCGGTGTGACGGTGCGCCCCGTCGACGAGATGCCCTCCGTGCGCGACGCGGATCTGCGCGCGCACGTCACCGGGCGCACGGCGAGCGTGACGATCGGGCAGGGGATCGCCGACACCCCCGCCGGCCGCAAGCTGACGATTTCCGATTTCTCGTTCGAAGTGCCCGACATGGCGCCGAAGCCTTCGCCCGCCAAGGTCAAGTTCCGGATCGACGGCCCGGTTCCGGCGGCAGCAGAAATTCTCGCCTCCGACCGCCTCAGCGAATTCGCCGGCACGCTGGTGGATCCCAACAACAGCAAGGGCAACGTCACCGCGACGGTCAATCTCGGCCTGCCGGTCAAGCGCGAGCTGACCAAGGCGGACACCTCTTACGCGATATCGGCCGATCTCAACGGCTTCGCCGCCGACAAGCTGGTGATGAACCAGAAGCTCGAGGCGAACACGCTCAAGGTGGTCGCCAACAACCAGGGTTATCAGGTCAAGGGTGACGTCAAGATCAACGGGCAGGTCTGCGCGCTCGACTACCGCAAGCCGGCCGAGGGCGATGCCGACGTGAAGTTGCAGGCGACGCTGGATGATGCGAGCCGCGCGCGGCTCGGGCTCGATCTCGGGCCTGCGGTCTCCGGCGCGATCCCGATCAAGCTGACCGGCAAGATCTCCAGCGGCGATCGCGATACCCGCATGGGCATCGAGGCCGATCTCACGGCGCTGAAGCTCGACAACATCCTGCCGGGCTGGGTCAAGGTCCCCGGCAAATCCGGGCGTGCCACCTTCAACGTGGTGCCGAAGGCGCAATCGACGCGTTTCGAGGACATCGTCATCGAGGGCGGCGGCGTCTCGATCAAGGGCTCGCTCGAGGTCGACCAGAACGGCGACCTCATGAACGCGAACTTCCCGACCTATGCGCCTTCCGAGGGCGACAAGAGCTCGCTCAAGGCCGAGCGCGGCGCCGACGGCGTGGTGCGGGTTGTCATGCGCGGCGACGTGTTCGACGGCCGCGGCTTCCTCAGGTCGGCGATCTCGGGCAGCCCGAGCAAGGATGCCGACAGCAAGAACAAGATGAAGAACGTCGACCTCGACGTCGATCTCAAGCTCGGCGCGGTCGCTGGCTTCAACGGCGAGGCGGTGCGCAGTGCCGACGTCAAGCTCTCACGCCGCGGCGGCGTGTTCAGGAATTTTGCGCTGAACGGCAAGATCGGGCGCGACACGACCGTCACCGCCGACTTCCGGGGCCGCGGCCAGGGCCAGGGGCGCGATGTCATCGTGCTGCAGACCAACGACGCCGGCGCCTTCTTCCGCTTCACCGACACCTATTCCAAGATGATCGGCGGCCAGCTCAACCTCGCCATGGAGCCGCCGACCGTCGAGCCCAGCGCCAAGGACGGCCTGATCAACGTCCGCGATTTTTCGGTGAAGGGCGAGGGCGCGCTTGACCGCGTCGCCGCCGGCGGCCCCGTCGGCGTGCAGAACGGCGTCTCGTTCTCGGCGCTGCGCGCGGAATTCAGCCGGCAAAGCGGCCAGCTTGCGATCCGGGAAGGCGTGGTGAAAGGCCCGACCATCGGGCTGACGATCGAGGGGACCATCGACTACGTCGCCAATCAGGTGCGCATGAGCGGCACGATCGTTCCTTTGTACGGCCTGAACAACATGTTCGGTCAGCTGCCGGTCATTGGCCTGGTCCTCGGCGGTGGCAGCAATGAAGGCCTGTTCGGCGTGACCTATGAAGTCGTCGGCAGTCCCGGACAGCCGGTGTTTCGGGTCAACCCGATTTCGGCGATCTTGCCCGGCGTGACGCGCAAGGTCATGGAGTTCAACACCGGCAAGCAGTACAACCCGACCGAATTCCCGACGCCGAACAATTGA
- a CDS encoding redoxin domain-containing protein — translation MSKKTRKKSPKTSSAGRTPARSPKRAKAKAVKTTARASAGPAKSARGKASHRAASKALRVAAAASRKSPAKTQTKPAPVGLAEGTKAPAFRLPRDGGGTASLSDYAGKKLVLFFYPRANTPGCTREAIDFTRLKGAFAEAGTEVLGISADSLKAQESFRDKHKLAVPLISDEKHEMLEAYGAWGEKSLYGRTFLGIIRTTVLIGADGRIIRVWRNVRVDGHADQVLEAARAA, via the coding sequence ATGTCCAAGAAAACGCGCAAGAAATCCCCAAAAACATCCTCCGCGGGCCGAACGCCTGCGCGATCGCCGAAGCGGGCCAAGGCAAAGGCCGTAAAAACCACGGCCCGGGCGTCGGCCGGGCCAGCCAAGAGCGCACGTGGCAAAGCCTCCCACAGGGCTGCGTCGAAAGCGTTAAGGGTGGCTGCGGCGGCAAGCCGCAAGAGTCCCGCCAAGACTCAGACGAAGCCCGCTCCTGTCGGGCTTGCCGAGGGCACCAAAGCGCCGGCTTTCCGCCTCCCGCGCGATGGCGGCGGCACGGCTTCGCTGTCCGACTATGCCGGAAAGAAGCTGGTGCTGTTCTTCTACCCGCGCGCCAACACGCCCGGATGCACCAGGGAGGCGATCGACTTCACCCGGCTGAAGGGCGCCTTCGCCGAAGCGGGAACCGAGGTGCTCGGCATTTCCGCCGATTCCCTGAAGGCCCAGGAATCATTTCGCGACAAGCACAAGCTCGCGGTGCCTCTGATCTCGGATGAGAAGCACGAAATGCTCGAGGCCTACGGCGCCTGGGGAGAAAAATCGCTGTACGGCCGGACTTTCCTCGGAATCATTCGCACCACCGTCCTGATCGGCGCCGACGGCCGGATCATCCGGGTCTGGCGCAATGTCAGGGTCGACGGTCACGCCGACCAGGTGCTGGAGGCCGCGCGCGCTGCCTAG
- a CDS encoding M23 family metallopeptidase → MSNRSGQHAEYHQRHPHDHGRPFRPRTAEPRGSASRAADAQDGYTIAHAGKQVRIGPVLFWIVVGTVTLLGMWSAATATYFAFRDDVLTRLIARQAEMQYAYEDRIAELRAKVDRTTSRQLLDQEQFDQKLDQIMRRQTALESRATALGAMPDVTGSIKMPSRGAAAEPTTTTPKPSPINDTVIFVAPPDREARLESRAPIVAQPAPNRFAKNQGVDSALVRLQNSLDQVESRQMAALNAAEDSMESRVRRMRGVISDLGLDLAQLEAATPRAPMGGPFVPVKLGPDAGAFERQLYRINLTRAQVDRLNRTLALVPYRKPVVGEVEFTSGFGVRSDPFLGRPAMHTGLDFRAATGDPVRATANGKVVSSGWAGGYGRMVEVDHGNGLSTRYGHLSEINVKVGDIVKIGQVIGEVGSTGRSTGPHLHYETRIDGEAVDPQKFLRAGVRLSSG, encoded by the coding sequence ATGTCGAACCGTTCCGGTCAACACGCCGAGTATCACCAGCGCCACCCGCATGACCACGGCCGGCCGTTCCGCCCTCGGACGGCCGAGCCGCGCGGTTCAGCTTCGCGCGCGGCCGACGCGCAGGACGGCTACACCATCGCACATGCCGGAAAGCAGGTGCGGATCGGCCCGGTGCTGTTCTGGATCGTGGTCGGCACGGTGACGCTGCTCGGAATGTGGTCGGCGGCGACCGCGACCTATTTCGCCTTCCGCGACGACGTGCTGACGCGCCTGATCGCGCGCCAGGCCGAGATGCAATACGCCTATGAGGACCGCATCGCCGAGCTGCGCGCCAAGGTCGACCGCACCACGAGCCGCCAACTGCTCGACCAGGAGCAGTTCGACCAGAAGCTCGATCAGATCATGCGTCGCCAGACGGCGCTGGAATCGCGCGCCACCGCGCTTGGCGCCATGCCCGACGTCACCGGCTCGATCAAGATGCCCTCGCGTGGCGCCGCCGCCGAGCCGACGACAACCACGCCGAAGCCGTCGCCGATCAACGACACCGTGATCTTCGTGGCCCCGCCCGATCGCGAGGCCCGCCTGGAATCGCGGGCGCCGATCGTGGCGCAGCCCGCGCCGAACCGCTTTGCCAAGAATCAGGGCGTCGACAGCGCGCTGGTCCGCCTGCAGAACTCGCTCGATCAGGTCGAGAGCCGCCAGATGGCGGCGCTGAACGCCGCCGAGGACAGCATGGAATCGCGCGTGCGGCGCATGCGAGGCGTCATCAGCGACCTCGGCCTCGACCTCGCGCAACTGGAAGCCGCGACGCCGCGCGCACCGATGGGCGGCCCGTTCGTTCCGGTCAAGCTCGGCCCCGACGCCGGCGCGTTCGAGCGCCAGCTCTACCGCATCAACCTCACGCGCGCCCAGGTGGACCGGCTGAACCGCACGCTGGCGCTGGTGCCCTACCGCAAGCCCGTGGTCGGCGAAGTCGAATTCACGAGCGGCTTCGGCGTGCGCAGCGATCCGTTCCTCGGCCGCCCCGCGATGCATACCGGCCTCGATTTCCGAGCCGCCACCGGCGATCCCGTGCGCGCCACCGCCAACGGCAAGGTGGTGTCCTCAGGCTGGGCCGGCGGCTATGGCCGCATGGTCGAGGTCGATCATGGCAACGGCCTCTCGACGCGTTACGGCCATCTCTCCGAGATCAACGTCAAGGTTGGCGACATCGTGAAGATCGGCCAGGTGATCGGCGAGGTCGGCTCGACCGGCCGCTCGACCGGCCCGCATCTGCATTACGAGACGCGGATCGACGGCGAAGCGGTCGACCCGCAGAAATTCCTGCGCGCCGGCGTGCGGTTGAGCTCGGGCTAG
- a CDS encoding MFS transporter, protein MDQTTSKPPPGEEALAHPAKPARTALNVLALCFALSVLGRGLGESFTVFLKPIAQDFGWDRAQVVSVYSLIWFAGGLTAPLIGRLFDHSGPRAVYSLGIMMIGAAFLAAAHASSLWHFQLSVGLAVGIGIALIGNVPNSILLGRWFGPRLPTAMAVVYSATGAGVLVLLPASQILIDHFGWRGAYQIFGFCALALLVPLWLLPWRLFSGGSPHVVRKADADLAGEGWTLLSAMRHHAFWAVFATFFFTAVGMFAISAQIVAYLIDAGFAPLEAATAWGFSGVVLLFGMLGVTQLDSLIGRRPSVLISYAISIVGILLLWLLQFHPNFWILTAFVVTFGSMIGSRGPLLTATAMKIFRGKRVGTIYGMISVGGGLGSALGSWSGGLIHDLSHSYNPVIAFSLVSVILGMIPFLVVPALRR, encoded by the coding sequence ATGGATCAGACGACTTCGAAGCCGCCGCCGGGCGAGGAGGCATTGGCGCATCCGGCAAAGCCGGCGCGCACGGCGCTCAACGTGCTCGCACTGTGCTTTGCGCTGTCGGTGCTCGGCCGCGGGCTAGGCGAAAGCTTTACGGTCTTCCTCAAGCCGATCGCGCAGGACTTCGGCTGGGACCGCGCCCAGGTGGTTTCGGTCTATTCGCTGATCTGGTTTGCCGGCGGGCTGACCGCGCCGCTGATCGGCCGCCTGTTCGACCATTCAGGTCCGCGCGCCGTCTATTCACTCGGCATAATGATGATCGGCGCGGCGTTCCTGGCTGCCGCGCATGCGTCGTCGCTCTGGCATTTCCAGCTCAGCGTCGGACTTGCGGTCGGCATCGGGATCGCGCTGATCGGCAACGTGCCGAACTCGATCCTGCTCGGCCGCTGGTTCGGCCCGCGGCTGCCGACCGCGATGGCCGTGGTCTATTCCGCGACCGGCGCCGGCGTGCTGGTGCTGCTGCCGGCGTCGCAGATCCTGATCGATCATTTTGGCTGGCGCGGCGCCTATCAGATCTTCGGATTTTGCGCGCTCGCACTGCTTGTTCCGCTCTGGCTGCTGCCGTGGCGGCTGTTCTCGGGCGGCTCGCCGCACGTCGTCAGGAAGGCCGACGCCGATCTCGCGGGCGAAGGCTGGACGCTCCTCAGCGCGATGCGGCACCACGCCTTCTGGGCGGTGTTTGCGACCTTCTTCTTCACCGCGGTCGGCATGTTCGCGATCTCGGCGCAGATCGTCGCCTACCTGATCGATGCCGGCTTTGCGCCGCTTGAGGCCGCAACCGCCTGGGGATTTTCCGGCGTGGTGCTGCTGTTCGGCATGCTCGGCGTCACCCAGCTCGACAGCCTGATCGGGCGCAGGCCATCGGTCCTCATCAGCTACGCAATCTCGATTGTCGGCATCCTGCTGCTCTGGCTTTTGCAGTTCCACCCGAATTTCTGGATTCTCACCGCCTTCGTCGTCACCTTCGGCAGCATGATCGGTTCGCGCGGGCCGCTCCTGACTGCAACGGCGATGAAGATCTTTCGGGGAAAACGCGTCGGGACCATCTACGGCATGATCTCGGTCGGCGGTGGGCTCGGATCGGCGCTCGGCTCGTGGAGCGGCGGCCTGATCCACGACCTCAGCCACAGCTACAATCCCGTGATCGCATTCTCGCTTGTAAGCGTGATCCTCGGGATGATTCCGTTTTTGGTCGTGCCGGCGCTGCGGCGCTGA
- a CDS encoding glutathione S-transferase family protein: MAAALKLISHKLCPYVQRAVIALTEKGVPFERVDIDLANKPDWFLKLSPLGKTPVLVVGDTPIFESAVILEYLEETQARPLHPADPLRRAEHRGWIEFGSAVLNDIAGLYTAPDEAAFRTKASQLAQKFARLEARVAASPWFDGENFSLVDAVFGPVFRYFDVFDQIGDFGILAGKPKLARWRATLASRPSVKSAVSPDYPALLADFLKRRNSWISGLQARAAA, encoded by the coding sequence ATGGCCGCAGCCCTGAAACTGATCAGCCACAAGCTTTGCCCCTATGTGCAGCGCGCCGTGATCGCGCTCACCGAGAAAGGCGTTCCGTTCGAGCGCGTCGATATCGACCTCGCCAACAAGCCGGACTGGTTCCTGAAGCTGTCGCCGCTGGGCAAGACGCCGGTGCTTGTGGTCGGCGACACCCCGATCTTCGAATCCGCCGTCATCCTCGAATATCTGGAGGAGACGCAAGCAAGGCCGCTGCATCCTGCCGATCCGTTGCGCCGCGCCGAGCATCGCGGCTGGATCGAATTCGGCTCAGCCGTCCTCAACGACATCGCAGGCCTCTACACGGCTCCCGACGAGGCCGCGTTCAGGACGAAGGCGTCGCAGCTCGCGCAGAAATTCGCGCGCCTGGAGGCACGCGTCGCGGCTTCGCCCTGGTTCGATGGGGAAAATTTCTCGCTGGTCGATGCTGTGTTCGGCCCGGTGTTCCGCTATTTCGACGTGTTCGACCAAATCGGTGATTTCGGCATCCTAGCCGGCAAGCCGAAGCTTGCGCGCTGGCGCGCGACACTCGCTTCCCGGCCGTCGGTCAAATCGGCGGTCAGTCCCGACTATCCGGCGCTGCTTGCGGATTTCCTGAAGCGGCGCAATTCGTGGATTTCAGGGCTGCAGGCCCGCGCCGCCGCGTAG
- a CDS encoding anhydro-N-acetylmuramic acid kinase gives MMLTTIGLMSGTSLDGVDVAMLETDGKRVKSFGPSGYRPYTDQERHLLRQALTAAVDLSQRDARPGVLREAERAVTVAHAEAVAAFQAQHRITAEHIDIVGFHGQTVLHRPERRLTVQIGDAAALAKAIHIPVMHDFRAADVAAGGQGAPFVPVYHRALAQSLDREGPVVVVNIGGVSNITYIDGDDALIACDTGPGNALIDDYIFRVAGQPYDCEGRLAAQGMVDVAWIRRALELPFFAAPPPKSLDRNDFAALSLGNRKPADGAATLTAFTAEAIARIVTHLPKVPRSWIVAGGGARNLTMLRMLRERLDPAPVEAAEALGWAADAIEAQAFGFLAARGLKGLPLSYPATTGVPMPMTGGVIARP, from the coding sequence ATGATGTTGACGACGATCGGACTGATGAGCGGCACCTCGCTCGATGGGGTCGACGTCGCCATGCTCGAAACCGACGGCAAGCGGGTGAAATCCTTCGGCCCGTCCGGTTACCGGCCCTATACCGACCAGGAACGCCATCTTCTTCGCCAGGCGCTGACCGCCGCCGTCGATCTGTCGCAGCGCGACGCGCGGCCGGGCGTGCTGCGCGAGGCCGAGCGGGCCGTCACGGTGGCCCATGCGGAAGCGGTCGCCGCCTTCCAGGCCCAGCATCGCATCACGGCCGAGCACATCGACATCGTCGGCTTCCATGGCCAGACCGTGCTGCACCGGCCCGAGCGCAGGCTCACCGTGCAGATCGGCGATGCGGCCGCGCTGGCGAAAGCGATCCATATCCCGGTCATGCATGATTTCCGCGCCGCCGACGTCGCCGCCGGCGGCCAGGGCGCGCCCTTCGTGCCGGTCTATCACCGCGCGCTGGCGCAATCGCTCGACCGCGAGGGGCCCGTCGTCGTGGTTAACATCGGCGGCGTCTCCAACATCACCTATATCGACGGCGACGATGCCCTGATCGCCTGCGACACCGGGCCCGGCAACGCGCTGATCGACGACTACATCTTCCGCGTGGCCGGCCAGCCCTACGACTGCGAGGGAAGGCTGGCGGCGCAGGGCATGGTCGATGTTGCCTGGATCCGCCGCGCGCTCGAACTGCCATTCTTTGCGGCCCCGCCGCCGAAATCGCTCGACCGCAACGACTTCGCAGCCCTCAGCCTCGGCAACAGGAAGCCGGCCGATGGTGCGGCGACCTTGACCGCGTTCACCGCCGAAGCCATCGCGCGGATCGTGACCCATCTGCCGAAAGTGCCGAGGAGCTGGATCGTCGCGGGCGGCGGTGCCCGCAACCTCACCATGCTCCGCATGCTGCGCGAGCGGCTCGATCCCGCGCCGGTCGAGGCCGCCGAGGCGCTGGGCTGGGCGGCCGACGCGATCGAGGCGCAGGCCTTCGGCTTCCTTGCCGCGCGCGGCCTGAAAGGCCTGCCGCTCAGCTACCCCGCCACCACGGGCGTGCCGATGCCGATGACCGGAGGTGTCATCGCAAGGCCCTAG
- the tyrS gene encoding tyrosine--tRNA ligase: MTAFKSDFLNVLQSRGFIQQISDPESLDALAHKRELVAYIGFDCTAPSLHVGSMVQIMCLYWLQQTGNKPIALMGGGTTRVGDPSGKDETRKILSIEEIDRNKAGINQVFSHFLSFGEGKSDAVMPDNAEWLTKLNWIEMLRDIGRHFSVNRMLAMDSVKLRLERDQEMSFIEFNYMILQAYDYVVLNRRYDCRLQMGGSDQWGNIVNGIDLGRRMGTPQLHALTTPLITTASGEKMGKTASGAVWLNADMKSPYEYWQFWRNTEDADVPRFLKLFTTLPLAEIEKLAALKGAEINEAKKALADAATTLLHGADAARQAAETARQTFEEGAIATNLPTVEIPRGELESGSGVLTLFVKAGLVASNGEARRQIKGGGLRVNDSPVTDEKMLLTAADLTTEGVIKLSLGKKRHVLIRPA, encoded by the coding sequence ATGACTGCATTTAAATCTGATTTTCTGAATGTGTTGCAGAGCCGGGGCTTCATTCAGCAGATCTCGGACCCCGAATCGCTTGATGCGCTGGCGCACAAGCGCGAGCTCGTCGCCTATATCGGCTTCGACTGCACCGCGCCCTCCCTGCATGTCGGCTCGATGGTGCAGATCATGTGCCTGTACTGGCTGCAGCAGACCGGCAACAAGCCGATCGCGCTGATGGGCGGCGGCACCACGCGCGTCGGCGATCCCTCCGGCAAGGACGAGACCCGCAAGATCCTCTCGATCGAGGAGATCGACCGCAACAAGGCCGGCATCAATCAGGTGTTCTCGCACTTCCTCAGCTTCGGCGAGGGCAAGAGCGACGCGGTGATGCCCGACAACGCCGAATGGCTGACGAAGCTGAACTGGATCGAGATGCTGCGCGACATCGGCCGGCATTTCTCCGTCAACCGCATGCTCGCAATGGACTCGGTGAAGCTGCGGCTCGAACGCGACCAGGAGATGAGCTTCATCGAGTTCAACTACATGATCCTGCAGGCCTACGACTATGTCGTGCTCAACAGACGCTACGATTGCCGGCTGCAGATGGGCGGCTCCGACCAGTGGGGCAACATCGTCAACGGCATCGACCTCGGCCGCCGCATGGGCACGCCGCAGCTCCACGCGCTGACCACGCCGCTGATCACGACCGCCTCGGGCGAGAAGATGGGCAAGACCGCAAGCGGCGCGGTCTGGCTCAACGCCGACATGAAGAGCCCGTACGAATACTGGCAGTTCTGGCGCAACACCGAAGACGCCGACGTCCCGCGCTTCCTGAAACTGTTCACGACGCTGCCGCTCGCCGAAATCGAAAAGCTGGCCGCGCTCAAGGGCGCCGAGATCAACGAGGCCAAGAAGGCGCTCGCGGATGCGGCGACCACGCTGCTGCATGGCGCCGACGCCGCGCGGCAGGCGGCGGAAACCGCGCGCCAGACCTTTGAGGAAGGCGCGATCGCAACGAACCTGCCGACGGTGGAAATTCCGCGCGGCGAACTTGAATCGGGCAGCGGCGTGCTGACGCTGTTCGTCAAGGCCGGGCTTGTCGCCTCCAATGGCGAGGCGCGGCGCCAGATCAAGGGCGGCGGCCTGCGCGTCAACGACAGCCCCGTCACCGACGAGAAGATGCTGCTGACGGCGGCCGATCTCACCACCGAGGGCGTGATCAAGCTGTCGCTTGGCAAGAAGCGCCACGTCCTCATCCGGCCCGCATAG